The region TGGGTCGGGCTAGCACCACTGGCCTCCAACTCCGGCAATTGCTCCAGGCTGTTGAGGCCCAGATCATCCAAAAACTGCTTGGTGGTGGCGTAGAGGCCGGGCCGCCCCGGCGCCTCGCGATAACCAATCACATCAATCCAGCCGCGATCTTCAAGCTGCTTGACGATCTGGGTCGACACCACCACACCCCGGATGTCTTCGATATCTCCCCGGGTCACCGGTTGCCGGTAAGCAATGATGGCCAGGGTCTCCATCACGGCACGGGAATAACGCTGAGGCTTTTCGGGATGCAGGCGATCCAGGTACTCACGCAGCTCCGGCCGGCTTTGAAAACGCCAACCCGAAGACACGGCCACCAGTTCAACGCCGCGACCTTCCCAGTCTCGGGTGATTTCATCCAAGACGCTGCGCAAGGTATCTGGCCCAATCGCATCGGCAAACAAGCTGCGCATTTCGCGCAGAGTCAAAGGCTGCTGGGCGCAGATGAGCGCGGTCTCGAGGACGCGCTTAGCATCCTGTGTGTTCATTGACTTTCGTCATTTTTCCCGATTCAAACGGGGGTTTTGCGATATTCCTGGCCCAGGCATTGATCACTCGCCTCGCTGGTTCAACTCACCAGCTTGTAGGCGTCAGGACCAATGTCCGCAGGGGCGGGGTTTTGTGCAATTGATGCGTGGCTTGGGCGGAGCTTGCTATAGCAAGAATCAAGCTCAAGGCTCACGCAGCGGGCTGGTGCGCGATCACTCAACTGCATCAGCAGGCCCCGATTGTAGCGCCCTCAGTAGCTCACCGGCGGCAATTGCAACTCGGGCAGGCCCAACAATTCCCAGGCAGATGCCAAATCCTGTGGCAAAACCGCATCAAATTGCAGCGCTGCCCCGGTGATGGGATGCGCAAAACTCAAGCGCGCGGCATGCAAAGCCTGCCGCGTCAAACCCAATGCTGGCACACCGCCGTACATCGCATCCGACACCAGCGGATGCCCCTTGAAGGCCAGATGCACCCGAATTTGATGGGTGCGGCCGCTGTGCAGCACACAGTGCACGGCCGCCACGCTGCGCACCCCCACCTGCCCTTCGCCCAGCGCAAAAACATCGGTGCGAGAGGGCTTGCCAGTGGCCAGCACCGCCATCTTGATGCGCGAGATCAAGTCACGGCGGATCGGCACGTCAATGACCATGGCCTCGGGCACACGGCCGTAGGCCAGCGCAACGTACTCGCGGTGCACCTGACGGGCCGCGATCATGCGCGTCAGCGCCGTCACCGCCTCAGAGGTCTTGCCGACCATCATTAAGCCGCTGGTGTCCTTGTCCAGTCGGTGGACGATGCCCGCACGCGGCAGGGTCGCCGCCGCCGGGTGATGCGCCAGCAAGCCGTTCATCACCGTGCCCGACCAATTGCCTGAGGCCGGGTGCACCACCATGCCCGCAGCCTTGTTGAGCACCAAAAGATGGGCATCCTCGTAAACGATATTG is a window of Paucibacter sp. KCTC 42545 DNA encoding:
- a CDS encoding RluA family pseudouridine synthase, encoding MVQALPADSTNSPAQDDGEWDAEQSVEQGIEVRESLVTAEWHAQRLDRWMVQLAPEFSRNHLQGLIERGCVSINGQPANSASKKLLAGQSVRVELQPTEESKAFRAEPMDLNIVYEDAHLLVLNKAAGMVVHPASGNWSGTVMNGLLAHHPAAATLPRAGIVHRLDKDTSGLMMVGKTSEAVTALTRMIAARQVHREYVALAYGRVPEAMVIDVPIRRDLISRIKMAVLATGKPSRTDVFALGEGQVGVRSVAAVHCVLHSGRTHQIRVHLAFKGHPLVSDAMYGGVPALGLTRQALHAARLSFAHPITGAALQFDAVLPQDLASAWELLGLPELQLPPVSY
- the scpB gene encoding SMC-Scp complex subunit ScpB, with translation MNTQDAKRVLETALICAQQPLTLREMRSLFADAIGPDTLRSVLDEITRDWEGRGVELVAVSSGWRFQSRPELREYLDRLHPEKPQRYSRAVMETLAIIAYRQPVTRGDIEDIRGVVVSTQIVKQLEDRGWIDVIGYREAPGRPGLYATTKQFLDDLGLNSLEQLPELEASGASPTQALADAAGLQGLLIDDIAEANEVNLHSSPDSLSESELSESLDSSSAPALNDGGASPPATPDPLSDAADKVQTDA